The Nitrogeniibacter aestuarii genome has a window encoding:
- a CDS encoding MSMEG_0569 family flavin-dependent oxidoreductase, with amino-acid sequence MNTLFPQSTELLSRTHYPVLIIGGGQAGLSLSYRLKQQGIDHIVFEKRRVAHSWKHERWDSFCLVTPNWQCQLPDFPYAGDDPTGYMLKDEIVDYVEAFARSFEPPIVEGVSVQQVSRSASGRFDVATSAGRFEADQVAICTGGYDIPIVPDYAASLPAHIQQIHSRDYRNPAQLPEGEVLVVGSGQSGVQLMEDLHLAGRKVHLCVGPAPRSPRKYRGKDATEWLWDMRYYELTIDRHPLGEAAREKTNHYMTGRDGGHEIDLRRFALEGVKLYGSMANIQSSRLEFLPDLSKNLDDADEVYVSIRRDIDKFIADKGIDAPEEPPFAKVWAPESDPTSLDCDAAGITSIVWAIGFRPDYRWIDLPTFDGRGRPKFTRGVSPVEGLYFLGLPWLNTWGSGRFLGVAEDSAYLAEVIAERLASVRPADAAVAAAV; translated from the coding sequence ATGAATACCCTATTCCCCCAATCGACAGAACTACTCTCGCGCACCCATTACCCGGTACTGATCATCGGCGGCGGCCAGGCCGGGCTGTCCTTGAGCTATCGCCTCAAGCAACAGGGCATCGACCATATCGTGTTCGAAAAGCGTCGTGTCGCCCATTCCTGGAAGCATGAACGCTGGGACAGTTTCTGCCTGGTGACGCCGAACTGGCAATGTCAGCTGCCGGACTTTCCGTATGCCGGCGATGATCCGACCGGCTACATGCTCAAGGACGAGATCGTGGATTACGTCGAGGCCTTCGCACGAAGCTTCGAGCCACCCATCGTCGAGGGCGTGTCGGTCCAGCAGGTGAGCCGGTCGGCGTCGGGACGCTTCGACGTGGCGACCAGCGCGGGGCGTTTCGAGGCCGACCAGGTGGCCATCTGCACCGGCGGTTACGACATCCCCATCGTGCCGGACTATGCGGCCAGCCTGCCGGCTCACATCCAGCAGATCCACTCGCGGGACTACCGCAATCCGGCGCAGCTGCCCGAGGGCGAAGTGCTGGTGGTCGGCTCCGGGCAATCCGGCGTGCAGTTGATGGAAGACCTGCACCTGGCCGGGCGCAAGGTGCACCTGTGTGTGGGCCCGGCCCCGCGCTCGCCCCGCAAGTACCGGGGCAAGGACGCCACCGAGTGGCTGTGGGACATGCGCTACTACGAGCTCACCATCGACCGTCACCCGCTCGGCGAAGCCGCCCGCGAGAAGACCAACCATTACATGACCGGGCGCGACGGCGGTCACGAGATCGATCTGCGCCGCTTCGCCCTCGAAGGCGTGAAGCTGTATGGCTCGATGGCCAACATCCAGAGTAGCCGGCTTGAATTTCTGCCCGACCTGAGCAAGAACCTGGACGACGCCGACGAGGTGTACGTGAGTATTCGCCGGGACATCGACAAGTTCATCGCCGACAAGGGCATCGACGCGCCGGAAGAGCCGCCGTTCGCCAAGGTCTGGGCGCCCGAGTCCGACCCCACGTCCCTCGATTGCGATGCGGCCGGGATCACGAGCATCGTGTGGGCCATCGGCTTTCGCCCGGACTACCGCTGGATCGACCTGCCCACCTTCGATGGGCGCGGTCGGCCGAAATTCACCCGCGGCGTCTCGCCGGTGGAGGGGCTTTACTTCCTCGGGCTGCCGTGGCTCAACACTTGGGGCTCGGGTCGCTTCCTCGGCGTGGCCGAGGATTCAGCCTACCTCGCCGAGGTGATCGCCGAGCGCCTGGCCAGCGTCCGACCGGCCGACGCCGCTGTTGCGGCAGCCGTCTGA
- a CDS encoding MSMEG_0570 family nitrogen starvation response protein: MPEIYFDVRWPDGQQERCYSPSLVIQDHLDAGGRYPVGDFVQRCESALGEASERVKAKYGFYCSSAMDQLARIRTRAEDFDPSESEVLVEGFKPGAR, translated from the coding sequence ATGCCTGAGATCTACTTCGACGTCCGTTGGCCCGATGGCCAGCAGGAACGCTGCTACTCCCCCTCGCTGGTCATCCAGGATCACCTCGATGCCGGTGGCCGCTACCCGGTGGGTGATTTCGTCCAGCGCTGCGAGAGCGCCCTGGGCGAAGCCAGCGAACGGGTCAAGGCCAAGTACGGTTTCTACTGCTCCAGTGCCATGGATCAGCTCGCGCGCATCAGAACGCGCGCCGAGGACTTCGACCCCTCGGAAAGTGAAGTCCTCGTCGAAGGCTTCAAGCCCGGCGCCCGCTGA
- a CDS encoding MSMEG_0565 family glycosyltransferase, producing MCERPLRIALLTHSVNPRGGVVHCLSLGEALMARGHAVTIHAPAAAGSRFFRGTSCATRFVPCEVAPASLSAVVEARIRGFVDWFSQPGHADFDVFHAHDGIGANALLALRRAGTVAGYLRTVHHLETSFGDARVDAWEARCIDHADRLLTVSPTWQDTLLQRFGRASTLVGNGVDLSRFNPQPTEMDVRLRHRLGLGRGPIFLMVGGIEARKNTIGALRAFARLRHGVPDAQLLIVGGASLLDHDRYRRDFDAALAQAGLTAGIEVILAGVLADDEMPAAYRLADALVFASLIEGFGLAIIEAMACGVPTLVSGMAPFTDFLGDTDCLWVDPHDPDSIATAMCRALIPATRQQLIEAGHQVAAHHLWSDCAHAHEAAYLDLLKTTTPITEFQHA from the coding sequence ATGTGTGAGCGCCCCTTGCGTATCGCCCTGCTGACCCATTCGGTGAACCCGCGCGGCGGGGTGGTGCATTGCCTGTCGCTGGGCGAAGCACTCATGGCGCGCGGCCATGCGGTGACCATCCACGCGCCTGCGGCGGCCGGCTCACGCTTCTTTCGCGGGACTTCGTGTGCGACACGTTTCGTGCCCTGCGAGGTCGCTCCAGCGTCGCTCAGCGCGGTGGTCGAGGCCCGCATCCGCGGGTTCGTGGATTGGTTCTCGCAACCGGGACATGCCGATTTCGACGTGTTCCATGCCCACGACGGCATCGGCGCCAACGCGCTGCTGGCCTTGCGCCGGGCCGGCACGGTGGCCGGCTACCTGCGCACGGTCCACCACCTGGAAACCTCCTTCGGGGATGCCCGGGTCGATGCCTGGGAGGCACGTTGCATCGATCATGCGGATCGCCTGCTGACGGTCAGCCCCACCTGGCAGGACACGCTGCTGCAGCGTTTCGGCCGCGCTTCAACGCTGGTGGGCAATGGCGTGGATCTGTCCCGCTTCAATCCGCAGCCGACCGAGATGGATGTTCGCCTGCGTCACCGCCTGGGGCTGGGCCGCGGGCCGATCTTTCTGATGGTCGGCGGTATCGAGGCGCGCAAGAACACCATCGGCGCGCTGCGTGCCTTTGCCCGGCTCAGACACGGCGTACCCGACGCTCAACTGCTCATCGTGGGCGGCGCCAGCCTGCTCGACCATGATCGCTACCGCCGGGATTTCGATGCCGCGCTCGCCCAGGCCGGCCTGACAGCGGGGATCGAGGTGATTCTCGCCGGCGTGCTGGCCGATGACGAGATGCCTGCGGCCTACCGTCTTGCCGACGCGCTGGTGTTCGCCTCTCTGATCGAGGGTTTCGGGCTGGCGATCATCGAGGCCATGGCCTGCGGGGTCCCCACCCTGGTCTCGGGCATGGCGCCCTTCACCGATTTTCTCGGCGACACGGACTGCCTCTGGGTCGATCCGCACGACCCGGACTCGATTGCCACCGCCATGTGCCGCGCGCTCATCCCGGCCACCCGCCAGCAACTGATCGAAGCGGGCCACCAGGTGGCGGCGCACCACCTGTGGAGTGACTGCGCACACGCGCATGAAGCCGCCTATCTCGACCTGCTTAAAACCACAACCCCAATCACGGAGTTTCAACATGCCTGA
- a CDS encoding sll0787 family AIR synthase-like protein, translating into MTLDALMTEMRAHKGLAHKRDIETLLRHVSVPHVPGAAAWLGDDCAALPRGDSHLLFAIEGFMNEFVAHDAWFAGWCGVMVNVSDIAAMGGRALAVVDALWSDGDAHAAAVMKGLDDAARALGVPIVGGHSNLRTTQTQLAVAIVGEANTLLTSFAARPGDALVAAIDLRGAYREPFDNWDAATSAPAGRMCGDLELLPIAAERGLAHGAKDISQAGLLGTALMFMECSGVGLQLDLDAVPQPHGVPLARWLRSFPSFGYLLACRPEQVSDLVAHFATRDITAAGIGHFDASRRLQVRTNAAGVAEQATFWDLTQSPLMGVEAPAHREVCHV; encoded by the coding sequence ATGACGCTCGACGCCCTGATGACTGAAATGCGTGCCCATAAGGGCCTGGCGCACAAGCGCGACATCGAGACGCTGCTGCGTCATGTGTCGGTGCCACATGTGCCGGGCGCGGCGGCCTGGCTGGGGGACGATTGCGCGGCCCTCCCGCGTGGCGACAGTCACCTGTTGTTCGCCATCGAAGGTTTCATGAACGAGTTCGTCGCCCACGATGCCTGGTTCGCCGGCTGGTGTGGCGTCATGGTCAACGTCTCCGACATCGCCGCCATGGGCGGCCGCGCCCTGGCGGTGGTCGATGCCCTGTGGAGCGATGGCGATGCCCATGCCGCCGCCGTGATGAAGGGCCTGGACGACGCAGCCCGCGCGCTGGGCGTGCCCATCGTGGGCGGCCACAGCAACCTGCGTACGACGCAGACCCAGCTGGCGGTGGCCATCGTGGGTGAAGCGAACACCTTGCTCACCAGCTTTGCGGCGCGGCCGGGGGATGCCCTGGTGGCAGCCATCGACCTGCGCGGTGCGTATCGCGAGCCCTTCGACAACTGGGATGCGGCCACCTCGGCTCCGGCCGGACGCATGTGCGGCGACCTCGAGCTGCTGCCGATCGCGGCGGAGCGTGGGCTGGCCCACGGCGCCAAGGACATCAGTCAGGCTGGCCTGCTGGGCACGGCGCTCATGTTCATGGAGTGCTCCGGCGTCGGCCTGCAGCTCGACCTGGATGCCGTTCCACAGCCGCACGGTGTGCCCCTCGCCCGCTGGCTCAGAAGTTTTCCGAGTTTCGGCTACCTGCTGGCCTGCCGCCCCGAGCAGGTGAGCGATCTGGTCGCGCATTTCGCAACGCGGGACATTACGGCGGCCGGCATCGGGCACTTCGACGCCAGCCGTCGCCTGCAGGTGCGCACCAACGCCGCGGGTGTTGCCGAGCAGGCGACTTTCTGGGATCTGACGCAGTCTCCCCTGATGGGGGTCGAAGCCCCCGCGCACCGGGAGGTCTGCCATGTGTGA
- a CDS encoding MSMEG_0567/Sll0786 family nitrogen starvation N-acetyltransferase, whose translation MNAPLPENLRLLVPRDYRIVHADAAGKAAAQQLRRAVFCHEQGLFDGDDTDAIDPHALTLVAYPATDATPPGDRPVVGTVRIHQCEPGTWQGSRLAVASEFRRVGVIGAALIQLAVRSAHTFGCKRFIAQVQAANVRMFQRLHWHSLGSTELHGQPHHVMSADLAHYPAFAPDEPLRVHVHRGRS comes from the coding sequence ATGAACGCGCCGCTGCCCGAAAACCTGCGTCTGCTGGTGCCGCGCGACTATCGGATCGTGCACGCCGATGCGGCGGGGAAAGCCGCTGCGCAGCAACTGCGTCGCGCCGTGTTCTGCCACGAGCAGGGGCTTTTCGACGGCGACGACACCGACGCCATCGATCCCCACGCGCTGACGCTGGTGGCTTATCCGGCAACGGATGCCACGCCGCCGGGTGATCGCCCGGTGGTCGGCACGGTGCGCATCCATCAATGCGAGCCCGGCACCTGGCAAGGCTCTCGCCTCGCGGTGGCGAGCGAGTTCCGCCGGGTCGGCGTGATCGGCGCAGCGCTCATCCAGCTTGCCGTACGCAGTGCCCACACCTTCGGCTGCAAGCGTTTCATCGCCCAGGTGCAGGCCGCCAATGTGCGCATGTTCCAGCGACTGCATTGGCACAGCCTGGGCAGCACCGAGCTGCACGGTCAGCCGCACCACGTCATGTCGGCCGACCTCGCGCATTACCCGGCCTTTGCACCGGATGAGCCGCTGCGGGTGCACGTGCATCGGGGGCGATCATGA
- a CDS encoding MSMEG_0568 family radical SAM protein, translating to MTMTSPAASQHLISDLQSRGFRLEGVAADIHSRRGGAGPSDHAAVVVDGRPVMVPVHTSSAHNSPYLASVPNADGQATIRRDGVTIAKVEFARKPRFYRLQTLDGVPYSHIATLHGTDVLATTVLQQCIRYQSRTKSCQFCSIGQSLAAGRTVAHKSPEQLAEVARAAVLLDGVRHMVMTTGTPPTADRGAKVMCESAEAIRAAVDLPLQAQFEPPEDFAWFRRVREAGVDSVGLHLEIVTPALRTRLMPGKATVSLARYDEAFAAAVETFGRGQVSTYILAGLGDTRDAILETCARLVNMGVYPFVVPFVPISGTPLEDHPAPDSTFMDELLRPLAGLIRGAGLSGAGMKAGCGKCGACSALASYEARA from the coding sequence ATGACCATGACGAGCCCGGCTGCCTCGCAGCACCTCATCTCTGACCTGCAAAGCCGCGGCTTTCGCCTGGAAGGCGTGGCAGCGGACATTCACAGCCGGCGCGGTGGCGCCGGCCCCTCGGACCATGCTGCGGTGGTGGTGGACGGCCGGCCCGTCATGGTGCCGGTGCACACCAGCAGCGCCCACAATTCGCCCTACCTGGCCTCGGTGCCCAACGCCGACGGGCAGGCCACGATCCGGCGCGACGGGGTCACCATCGCAAAGGTGGAGTTCGCCCGCAAGCCGCGCTTCTACCGACTGCAAACCCTCGACGGTGTGCCCTACAGCCACATCGCCACCCTGCACGGCACCGACGTGCTGGCCACCACGGTGCTGCAACAGTGCATCCGCTATCAGAGCCGCACCAAGAGCTGCCAGTTCTGCAGCATCGGCCAGTCACTCGCGGCCGGGCGCACGGTGGCCCACAAGAGCCCGGAGCAACTGGCCGAGGTCGCCCGTGCCGCCGTGCTGCTCGACGGCGTGCGTCACATGGTCATGACCACCGGCACGCCGCCGACCGCCGACCGGGGCGCCAAGGTGATGTGCGAGAGCGCCGAGGCCATTCGCGCGGCGGTGGATCTGCCGCTGCAGGCCCAGTTCGAACCGCCGGAAGACTTCGCCTGGTTCCGCCGGGTCCGTGAGGCCGGCGTCGACAGCGTGGGCCTGCATCTGGAAATCGTCACGCCGGCACTGCGCACACGCCTGATGCCGGGCAAGGCCACGGTCTCACTGGCCCGCTATGACGAGGCCTTTGCCGCGGCGGTGGAGACGTTCGGCCGCGGCCAGGTGTCCACCTACATCCTTGCTGGCCTGGGCGATACCCGGGATGCGATTCTCGAGACCTGCGCCCGGCTGGTGAACATGGGCGTGTATCCCTTTGTGGTGCCTTTCGTACCCATCTCCGGCACGCCGCTGGAAGATCACCCCGCCCCCGACAGCACCTTCATGGATGAACTGCTGCGGCCGCTGGCCGGGCTCATCCGGGGCGCCGGCCTGTCCGGGGCGGGCATGAAGGCCGGCTGCGGCAAATGCGGCGCCTGCTCCGCACTGGCCAGCTACGAGGCCCGGGCATGA
- a CDS encoding Nit6803 family nitrilase, giving the protein MTTSRTVRVAAVQMAPDLESAMGTVDKVCLAITEAGQKGAHMVVFPETFVPYYPYFSFIQPAVTMGAAHLKLYEWAVTVPGPVTRAVGNAARKAGTVVVLGVNERDHGTLYNTQLIFDATGELVLKRRKITPTYHERMVWGQGDGSGLKVVDTAVGRVGALACWEHYNPLARYALMAQHEEIHAAQFPGSMVGQIFADQMAVTIRHHALESGCFVVNATGWLTDAQIESITPDPAMQRALRGGCHTAIVSPEGNYVCPPLTEGEGMLVADLDMALITKRKRMMDSVGHYARPELLSLHADLATKAPLHALGDAEMPNPTGAHDDHDEPGCLAAPHL; this is encoded by the coding sequence ATGACGACCTCCCGAACCGTCCGCGTTGCCGCCGTGCAGATGGCACCGGATCTCGAGTCTGCGATGGGCACGGTGGACAAGGTCTGCCTGGCCATCACGGAGGCCGGGCAGAAAGGCGCGCACATGGTGGTCTTCCCGGAGACCTTCGTGCCCTACTACCCGTACTTCTCGTTCATCCAGCCCGCGGTCACCATGGGCGCCGCGCATCTGAAGCTGTACGAGTGGGCGGTGACCGTCCCCGGGCCGGTGACCCGGGCCGTGGGCAATGCCGCGCGCAAGGCCGGCACCGTCGTCGTGCTGGGGGTCAATGAGCGTGACCATGGCACGCTCTACAACACCCAGCTGATCTTCGATGCGACGGGCGAACTGGTGCTCAAGCGTCGCAAGATCACCCCCACCTACCATGAGCGCATGGTGTGGGGACAGGGCGACGGCAGCGGCCTCAAGGTGGTCGATACCGCCGTCGGCCGCGTCGGCGCCCTGGCCTGCTGGGAGCACTACAACCCGCTCGCCCGCTATGCCCTCATGGCCCAGCATGAGGAAATCCATGCTGCGCAGTTTCCCGGTTCGATGGTCGGCCAGATCTTTGCCGACCAGATGGCGGTGACCATCCGTCACCATGCGCTCGAGTCCGGCTGCTTCGTGGTCAACGCCACCGGCTGGCTCACCGATGCCCAGATCGAGTCGATTACCCCCGACCCGGCCATGCAGCGCGCACTGCGCGGCGGCTGCCATACCGCCATCGTCTCACCGGAAGGCAACTACGTGTGCCCGCCCCTCACCGAGGGCGAGGGCATGCTCGTGGCCGACCTGGACATGGCCCTCATCACCAAACGAAAACGCATGATGGATTCGGTCGGTCACTACGCCCGGCCCGAACTCCTGTCCCTGCATGCCGACCTGGCCACCAAGGCCCCGCTGCATGCGCTCGGCGACGCCGAGATGCCCAACCCCACGGGAGCACACGATGACCATGACGAGCCCGGCTGCCTCGCAGCACCTCATCTCTGA
- a CDS encoding MSMEG_0572/Sll0783 family nitrogen starvation response protein has protein sequence MPAVTQAPHADGDFFVDYEDKVFEDVKAEPGQKALVTFHTVAFEGSIGLVNLLQATRLLRKGFDTTILLYGPGVTLGLQRGFPRLGDEAFPGHLAMNKQIAKFIEEGGKVYACRFGLQALYGHGEPSLIPGIVPISPLDVMDLQLLHKRDNAFVVNTWTL, from the coding sequence ATGCCCGCAGTCACTCAAGCCCCTCATGCCGATGGCGACTTCTTTGTCGATTACGAAGACAAGGTCTTTGAAGACGTAAAAGCCGAACCCGGCCAGAAAGCGCTGGTCACCTTTCACACCGTGGCCTTCGAGGGCTCGATCGGCCTGGTCAATTTGCTGCAGGCCACGCGTCTGCTGCGCAAGGGCTTCGACACCACCATCCTGCTGTACGGTCCGGGCGTCACCCTGGGCCTGCAGCGTGGCTTCCCCCGCCTGGGCGACGAGGCCTTCCCCGGCCACCTGGCCATGAACAAGCAGATCGCCAAGTTCATCGAAGAAGGCGGCAAGGTGTATGCATGCCGCTTCGGCCTGCAAGCCCTGTACGGCCATGGCGAGCCCTCACTGATCCCGGGCATCGTACCGATCAGCCCCCTCGATGTGATGGACCTTCAGTTGCTCCACAAGCGCGACAACGCGTTCGTGGTCAACACCTGGACCCTCTGA
- a CDS encoding aminotransferase-like domain-containing protein, with protein MPNRPLSWTPTSIAKDRPAYIAIAEAIADDIRAGRLKANAALPPQRKLADALGYNFTTISRAYAEAQRRGLIEARVGRGTFVRPSAAPHIQRDIARPAVIDLSMNLPPEPDSTELLARMESGMKRLCTDIRGMLRYQTFGGSPEDRDMAVQWLARRGVRSALNKVLICPGTHSALNALFALLAGHGGRICCENITYPGARALAALHSISLLGLTCDAQGVTPEAFEAACRDHAPAALYLNPTLQNPTTVTVPLERRESLIEVARRYGVPIIEDDPYSLLLTDAPPSFHALAPDITYYVGGLSKTLGAGLRIAYLAAPDVRQLPRLSAALRAVSVMAPPISMAIATEWIADGTADALVQFIRGESVERQRIAREVLGAADYLASEEGFHLWLPLPEGWSRVSFAAHLRSSGIGVVTSDAFLVSGTAVEAVRICLGGVASRDDVRHAMELVGSALSHPPAIYSSIV; from the coding sequence ATGCCCAACCGCCCGCTGTCCTGGACGCCCACGTCCATTGCCAAGGATCGACCTGCCTACATCGCGATCGCCGAGGCAATTGCCGATGACATCCGGGCCGGGCGGCTCAAGGCGAATGCCGCCTTGCCGCCACAGCGCAAGCTGGCCGATGCGCTCGGCTACAACTTCACGACCATCAGCCGTGCGTACGCCGAGGCGCAGCGCAGAGGGCTGATCGAGGCGCGGGTGGGACGGGGCACCTTCGTGCGCCCCAGCGCAGCCCCGCATATCCAGCGCGACATCGCCCGGCCGGCGGTGATCGACTTGTCCATGAACCTGCCACCGGAGCCGGATTCGACCGAGCTGCTGGCCCGGATGGAATCGGGCATGAAGCGCCTGTGCACCGACATTCGCGGCATGCTGCGCTACCAGACCTTCGGCGGCAGCCCCGAGGATCGGGACATGGCGGTTCAATGGCTCGCGCGGCGAGGCGTTCGCAGTGCGCTCAACAAGGTGTTGATCTGCCCGGGCACCCACAGTGCGCTCAACGCCTTGTTCGCGCTGCTGGCCGGGCATGGCGGGCGCATCTGCTGCGAGAACATCACCTACCCCGGTGCCCGTGCGCTGGCCGCGCTGCATTCAATCAGCCTGCTGGGCCTGACCTGTGATGCGCAAGGCGTCACACCCGAGGCATTCGAGGCGGCCTGCCGGGACCATGCGCCAGCGGCCCTGTATCTGAACCCCACCCTCCAGAACCCCACTACGGTCACCGTCCCGCTGGAGCGTCGCGAATCGCTCATCGAGGTCGCGCGACGTTACGGGGTGCCGATCATTGAGGACGACCCCTACAGTCTGTTGCTGACCGACGCCCCACCCAGTTTCCATGCGCTGGCGCCGGACATCACCTACTACGTCGGCGGCCTGTCGAAGACGCTCGGCGCGGGGCTGCGCATCGCCTATCTGGCGGCGCCCGATGTACGCCAGTTGCCCCGGTTGAGTGCGGCATTGCGGGCGGTATCGGTCATGGCGCCGCCCATCTCCATGGCCATTGCGACCGAATGGATCGCCGATGGTACGGCGGACGCTCTGGTGCAGTTCATCCGTGGAGAGTCGGTCGAGCGCCAACGGATTGCCCGCGAGGTGCTCGGCGCTGCGGACTATCTGGCCTCGGAAGAAGGCTTTCACCTTTGGCTGCCGCTGCCCGAGGGCTGGAGCCGGGTGAGCTTTGCGGCGCACCTGCGCTCGAGCGGTATCGGCGTGGTCACCAGCGACGCGTTCCTGGTCAGTGGCACGGCAGTCGAAGCGGTGCGCATCTGCCTGGGCGGTGTGGCCAGCCGCGATGATGTCCGCCACGCCATGGAGCTGGTTGGCTCGGCCCTGTCCCACCCACCGGCAATCTACTCTTCCATCGTCTGA
- a CDS encoding DUF934 domain-containing protein, with protein sequence MASILTLEGTFEDTRARIERGATADPATPACVSVDQWLAWREASVTTHRDIGVWLEPEDDIGALAARIEGLGLIAIEFPVFTDGRGYSMARLLRERIGYRGELRATGDILRDQLWFLHQVGFDAFQLRADQDLAAACEAFSDYTVPDGWTNGTRTI encoded by the coding sequence ATGGCAAGCATTCTCACGCTTGAGGGAACGTTCGAAGACACCCGCGCCCGAATCGAGCGCGGAGCGACCGCAGATCCGGCGACGCCGGCCTGCGTCAGCGTCGATCAATGGCTTGCCTGGCGGGAAGCGTCAGTCACGACGCACCGCGATATCGGGGTCTGGCTGGAGCCCGAGGATGACATCGGCGCGCTCGCCGCCCGGATTGAAGGTCTCGGACTGATCGCGATCGAGTTTCCCGTTTTTACGGACGGCAGGGGGTATTCCATGGCCCGCCTGCTGCGGGAGCGCATCGGCTATCGCGGAGAGCTGCGGGCCACCGGTGACATCCTCCGTGACCAACTCTGGTTCCTGCATCAGGTCGGCTTCGATGCTTTTCAGCTGAGGGCCGATCAAGACCTGGCCGCGGCATGCGAGGCATTCTCCGATTACACCGTGCCGGATGGGTGGACAAACGGGACGCGAACAATTTGA
- a CDS encoding nitrite/sulfite reductase, which translates to MYQYDENEKRFLRQRVTRFRDQMLRYLSGQMSEDDFRPLRLQNGLYIQRHAPMLRVAIPYGTLSSRQMRALATIARDFDRGYGHFTTRCNIQFNWVRLEEVPDILDALAAVDMHAIQTSGNCIRNITTDHFAGVARDEVLDPRPYCEILRQWSTLSPEYSFLPRKFKVAITGSQVDRAAVRFHDIGLRAVHSAEGEVGFEVFVGGGLGRTPMVGQCVRAFLPHRELLTYVDAIMRTYNRFGRRDKKYKSRIKILVKELGVAAFAREVEHEWMCLRDGPATLSDARIEAVSAHFQAPACDVHAPVPDDAALTRIFDDAFAGWANRNTSAHKALGHSIVTLSLKRTGTPPGDATADQMDRVADLADRFSRGEIRVSHDQNLVLPHVLTRDLHALWSAALDARLATPNVGTATDLVCCPGGDFCNLANARSLPLAEAIQRRFDQDDDLQATGALSLNISGCVNACGHHHVGHLGVLGVDKNGQEFFQVTLGGHPDGEPAIGKIMGPALPADQVPVAIERVIKVYREHRAPEEAFIHTVERLGHEPFKAAVYGGRDGKHSHA; encoded by the coding sequence ATGTATCAATACGACGAAAACGAAAAGCGCTTCTTGCGCCAGCGGGTGACGCGGTTCAGGGACCAGATGCTGCGGTACCTGAGCGGCCAGATGTCCGAAGACGACTTTCGCCCGCTGCGCCTTCAGAACGGGCTCTATATCCAGCGGCATGCGCCCATGCTGCGTGTCGCCATTCCGTACGGCACCCTGTCCTCGCGTCAGATGAGAGCGCTCGCCACCATTGCGCGCGATTTCGACCGTGGCTATGGGCACTTCACCACGCGATGCAATATCCAGTTCAACTGGGTGCGTCTCGAGGAAGTGCCGGACATTCTCGACGCACTGGCCGCGGTCGACATGCACGCCATCCAGACGTCCGGGAACTGCATCCGCAACATCACGACGGATCATTTCGCGGGCGTGGCCAGGGACGAAGTGCTCGACCCGAGACCGTACTGCGAGATTCTTCGCCAATGGTCGACCCTGTCGCCCGAATACAGCTTTCTGCCCAGGAAGTTCAAGGTCGCGATCACGGGTAGCCAGGTGGACCGAGCGGCCGTACGGTTTCACGACATCGGGCTCAGGGCGGTACACAGCGCTGAGGGCGAGGTTGGTTTCGAGGTGTTCGTGGGTGGCGGACTGGGGCGTACGCCCATGGTCGGCCAATGTGTCCGGGCGTTTCTGCCGCATCGGGAATTGCTCACCTATGTCGACGCCATCATGCGGACCTACAACCGATTCGGCCGGCGCGACAAGAAGTACAAGTCGCGCATCAAGATTCTCGTCAAGGAACTGGGCGTTGCCGCCTTTGCACGCGAGGTGGAGCACGAATGGATGTGCCTGCGCGATGGCCCCGCAACCCTCAGCGATGCCCGAATCGAAGCGGTCAGCGCCCACTTTCAGGCGCCCGCGTGCGACGTGCACGCCCCGGTGCCGGATGACGCCGCGCTCACGCGGATCTTCGATGATGCGTTTGCGGGGTGGGCCAACAGAAATACCTCGGCCCACAAGGCCTTGGGACACAGCATCGTCACCCTGTCACTGAAGCGGACCGGGACGCCCCCCGGCGACGCGACGGCAGACCAGATGGATCGGGTGGCCGATCTGGCCGATCGTTTCAGCCGGGGCGAGATCCGCGTCTCGCATGACCAGAATCTCGTGCTTCCGCATGTTCTGACCCGCGACCTGCATGCGCTGTGGTCGGCCGCACTGGACGCGCGGCTGGCAACCCCCAACGTCGGCACGGCAACTGATCTCGTGTGCTGTCCGGGGGGTGATTTCTGCAACCTCGCCAATGCCAGGTCTCTGCCACTGGCCGAAGCCATCCAGCGACGTTTCGACCAGGACGATGATCTGCAGGCAACCGGGGCACTGAGCCTCAACATCTCGGGATGCGTCAACGCCTGCGGCCATCATCACGTCGGCCACCTGGGCGTCCTCGGCGTCGACAAGAATGGCCAGGAGTTCTTCCAGGTCACGCTCGGCGGACATCCGGATGGCGAGCCCGCCATCGGAAAAATCATGGGTCCCGCCTTGCCCGCGGACCAGGTGCCCGTGGCGATCGAGCGCGTGATCAAGGTGTACCGCGAACACCGAGCCCCCGAGGAAGCCTTCATCCACACGGTCGAGCGCCTGGGACACGAACCGTTCAAAGCAGCTGTTTATGGAGGCAGGGATGGCAAGCATTCTCACGCTTGA